The following proteins are co-located in the Triticum aestivum cultivar Chinese Spring chromosome 1A, IWGSC CS RefSeq v2.1, whole genome shotgun sequence genome:
- the LOC123186037 gene encoding protein DEHYDRATION-INDUCED 19 homolog 6 isoform X1, with amino-acid sequence MEVQARHGVLPTGRQQHLHGHGQSHHQAPAGEDEWWEYFPCPFCYIEVEVPFLCDHLQEEHCFDMRNAVCPICADNLGADTTGHFRERHSQQLKMRKSSSSRAGAAGSDKEAYEEDDSYFEESSYIMGQPVPDDHSPDPLLSQFICTVAPPVVDPEPSKAEEEDHAAPSSDDQRLNQVVMDDASKKDLEERLRRVEFVKQMLMTTIAWD; translated from the exons ATGGAGGTGCAGGCTCGCCATGGCGTCCTGCCAACAGGGAGGCAGCAGCACCTCCATGGCCATGGCCAATCTCACCATCAAGCTCCCGCGG GAGAGGATGAGTGGTGGGAGTACTTCCCATGCCCCTTCTGCTACATTGAGGTGGAGGTCCCCTTCCTCTGTGACCACCTGCAGGAGGAGCACTGCTTCGACATGAGGAATGCT gtgTGCCCGATCTGCGCCGACAACCTCGGGGCCGACACGACAGGGCATTTCAGGGAACGGCACTCACAGCAACTCAAG ATGAGGAAGTCGTCTTCTTCCAGAGCAGGGGCAGCAGGTTCTGACAAGGAGGCATATGAAGAGGACGACTCCTACTTTGAAGAATCATCGTACATCATGGGCCAGCCGGTTCCTGATGATCATTCACCTGACCCTCTGCTCTCCCAGTTCATCTGCACGGTCGCGCCTCCGGTCGTCGATCCGGAGCCCAGCAAGGCCGAGGAGGAGGATCATGCTGCACCGTCCTCGGATGATCAGAG GCTGAATCAGGTTGTCATGGACGATGCGTCGAAGAAGGACCTCGAGGAGCGGTTGCGGAGGGTCGAGTTTGTGAAGCAGATGCTGATGACAACGATAGCTTGGGACTGA
- the LOC123186027 gene encoding uncharacterized protein — protein sequence MLRSGRPAVATAAALLLSPAPRLPRRFLSLTATPYPLYYDLLVHRPVKTPKSTPSDADAAAPRPPPPDAEGADGQQQLALDRAQRKYLRKRRSRQLPDPDATTGTKPTTTSEMVELRPEVVDFPRLHAREEALYFHDAFAMPWEKDKHYRMLYRLEKKYFPEQSLDNAFVAADADAPPSDADKGLVFFEEEKKEGGEVGKKEGADKGEVLERKVEEFFRALKKGPGEGKADDASTAKKKPVLGGAPRQVKRDAEREEEDWPRPHLASTRTELPPRWDGPTGTVVFIDKPKGWTSFTVCGKLRRLVKVQKVGHAGTLDPMATGLLIVCVGKATKVVDRYQGMVKGYSGVFRLGEATSTWDADSPVIQRESWEHIKDEDIRKAAASFMGEIWQVPPMFSAIKVGGEKMYDKARRGESIELSPRRISIYKFDIERSLEDRQNLIFRVTCSKGTYIRSLCADLGKALRSCAHLTALRRDSIGDYSVNDAWNFDELQEQITKGYL from the exons ATGCTTCGCAGCGGCCGACCGGcagtggccacggcggcggcgcTGCTCCTCTCGCCGGCGCCTCGCCTCCCCCGCCGGTTCCTCTCCCTCACCGCCACCCCCTACCCTCTCTACTACGACCTCCTCGTCCACCGCCCCGTGAaaacccccaaatccaccccctccgacgccgacgccgccgccccccgccccccgccgcccgacGCGGAGGGCGCCGACGGGCAGCAGCAACTCGCTCTCGACCGCGCGCAGCGGAAGTACCTCCGGAAGCGCCGCAGCCGGCAGCTCCCGGACCCGGACGCCACGACGGGCACCAAGCCGACGACCACGTCGGAGATGGTGGAGCTGCGGCCGGAGGTGGTGGACTTTCCGCGGCTGCACGCGCGCGAGGAGGCGCTCTACTTCCACGACGCCTTCGCCATGCCCTGGGAGAAGGACAAGCACTACCGCATGCTCTACCGCCTCGAGAAGAAGTACTTCCCGGAGCAGTCCCTCGACAACGccttcgtcgccgccgacgccgacgcgcCGCCCTCCGACGCCGACAAGGGCCTCGTCTTcttcgaggaggagaagaaggagggcgGGGAGGTCGGGAAGAAGGAGGGGGCGGACAAGGGGGAGGTGCTGGAGAGGAAGGTGGAGGAGTTCTTCAGGGCCCTGAAGAAAGGGCCCGGGGAGGGGAAGGCTGACGACGCTTCGACGGCGAAGAAGAAGCCGGTGTTGGGAGGGGCGCCGAGGCAGGTGAAGCGCGATGCGGAGAGGGAGGAAGAAGACTGGCCGCGGCCGCACCTCGCGAGCACGAGGACGGAGCTGCCGCCTCGGTGGGATGGGCCGACTGGGACCGTCGTGTTCATCGACAAGCCCAAAG GGTGGACCTCATTTACTGTTTGTGGAAAACTACGGCGGTTGGTGAAAGTGCAAAAG GTTGGCCATGCTGGTACTCTGGATCCTATGGCCACTGGATTGTTGATTGTTTGTGTGGGCAAAGCAACCAAAGTTGTTGATAG ATATCAAGGCATGGTTAAAGGCTATAGTGGTGTTTTCCGGCTTGGAGAAGCAACATCAACCTGGGATGCAGATTCACCA GTTATTCAGAGGGAATCATGGGAACACATCAAAGATGAAGATATTAGAAAGGCAGCAGCATCATTCATGGGTGAAATATGGCAAGTTCCTCCGATGTTTTCTGCCATTAAG GTTGGTGGTGAAAAAATGTATGACAAGGCAAGGAGGGGCGAATCGATAGAGCTTTCACCAAGACGTATATCAATATACAAGTTTGATATTGAGCGCAGTTTAGAAGACAG GCAAAATTTGATATTTCGAGTTACTTGCTCGAAAGGAACATATATTCGGTCCCTCTGTGCAGACTTGGGGAAAGCGCTTCGAAG CTGTGCTCATTTAACTGCCCTTCGGAGGGACTCAATTG GTGACTATTCGGTCAATGATGCTTGGAACTTCGACGAACTGCAAGAACAAATCACCAAGGGATACCTATGA
- the LOC123186037 gene encoding protein DEHYDRATION-INDUCED 19 homolog 6 isoform X2 yields the protein MHHAGEDEWWEYFPCPFCYIEVEVPFLCDHLQEEHCFDMRNAVCPICADNLGADTTGHFRERHSQQLKMRKSSSSRAGAAGSDKEAYEEDDSYFEESSYIMGQPVPDDHSPDPLLSQFICTVAPPVVDPEPSKAEEEDHAAPSSDDQRLNQVVMDDASKKDLEERLRRVEFVKQMLMTTIAWD from the exons ATGCATCATGCAG GAGAGGATGAGTGGTGGGAGTACTTCCCATGCCCCTTCTGCTACATTGAGGTGGAGGTCCCCTTCCTCTGTGACCACCTGCAGGAGGAGCACTGCTTCGACATGAGGAATGCT gtgTGCCCGATCTGCGCCGACAACCTCGGGGCCGACACGACAGGGCATTTCAGGGAACGGCACTCACAGCAACTCAAG ATGAGGAAGTCGTCTTCTTCCAGAGCAGGGGCAGCAGGTTCTGACAAGGAGGCATATGAAGAGGACGACTCCTACTTTGAAGAATCATCGTACATCATGGGCCAGCCGGTTCCTGATGATCATTCACCTGACCCTCTGCTCTCCCAGTTCATCTGCACGGTCGCGCCTCCGGTCGTCGATCCGGAGCCCAGCAAGGCCGAGGAGGAGGATCATGCTGCACCGTCCTCGGATGATCAGAG GCTGAATCAGGTTGTCATGGACGATGCGTCGAAGAAGGACCTCGAGGAGCGGTTGCGGAGGGTCGAGTTTGTGAAGCAGATGCTGATGACAACGATAGCTTGGGACTGA
- the LOC123186015 gene encoding transcription initiation factor IIA subunit 2, translated as MATFELYRRSTIGMCLTETLDEMVSSGTLSPELAIQVLVQFDKSMTDALETQVKSKVTVKGHLHTYRFCDNVWTFILTDAQFKNEETTEQVGKVKIVACDSKLLSQ; from the exons ATGGCCACCTTCGAGCTGTACAGGCGGTCCACCATTGGCATGTGCCTCACCGAGACGCTCGACGAGATGGTCTCCAGCGGCACCCTCAGCCCTGAGCTCGCCATCCAAGTGCTTGTCCAGTTCGATAAG TCTATGACGGACGCACTGGAAACCCAAGTGAAGAGCAAGGTTACTGTCAAG GGCCATCTGCACACCTACAGGTTCTGCGACAACGTGTGGACATTCATCCTGACGGACGCGCAGTTCAAGAACGAGGAGACGACCGAGCAGGTGGGCAAGGTGAAGATCGTGGCCTGCGACTCCAAGCTACTCAGCCAATAA